A window of Maioricimonas rarisocia genomic DNA:
CGCAGGCAAGGAGGCCGAGCGTGCATTGTAATCAAGGACGTCTCTCGCAACAGCTCAATGTGCTTCGTCGTCAGTTCGCTCTGTCCGACGAGCTCCCGTTCGGAAACGTACTCTCCACGGCACTTGTCGAACGGCTGATCACCGAAGCAGGCCTGACCGTACACAAGCGGGTGTTCACCCCCACCATCACAGTCCTGATGTTCCTCTGGCAGGTCATCTCTCAGGACCACTCCTGCCGCGAAGTCGTCGCCCGGCTGCTCGCCTTCCGGGCCGCCACCGGCCAGCCGTCATGCTCGCCACAGACCGGAGGCTACTGCCTGGCCCGGCAGCGGCTTCCGGAATCGTTTGTGGCCGCTCTGGCGCGGGAAACGGGGCGGGAACTGGAACGCAGCACGCCTGACGAGTGGCGCTGGAAAGGTCGTCGCGTGCACGTGTTTGATGGTTCGACGGTCACCATGCCGGATGCTACCGCCAACCAGGAAGCCTATCCCCAGCAGCCCAACCAGAAGCAGGGCCTGGGCTTCCCGATTGCGCGAATTGCCGCCGTCTTCTCGCTTTCGTGCGGTGCCGTCCTGGACCTGGCCATCTGCCGTTACCAGGGCAAGGGGCAGAGCGAACTGGGGCTGCTGCGCTCCTTGTGGAACCTGTTCGCTGCGGGGGACGTGTTGCTGGCGGATCGCTACATCTGTTCGTGGTACGAACTGATGGAACTGCAGCAACACGGTGTCGACTTTGTGGTTCGCGTGCATCAGTCCCGAAAGGTCGATTTCCGTCGCGGGAAGCGGCTGGGAAAGCAGGATCATGTGGTCGTGTGGAAGAAGCCGCGGCGACGTAAGGGAATGGATCCTGCTGAATATGCAGCATTGCCAGACGAACTGTTCGTGCGCGAGGTGCGTCTGGTCGTCTCGGAGTCAGGCTTTCGCACGCGTCGTCTGAATGTGGCCACGTCGCTGCAGGATCCGCAGGCATTCAGCAGGCTGGACCTCACAGACCTGTATCGCCAGCGATGGAATGCCGAACTGGATCTGCGGTCTCTGAAGCAGACAATGCAGATGGACATGCTGCG
This region includes:
- a CDS encoding IS4 family transposase is translated as MHCNQGRLSQQLNVLRRQFALSDELPFGNVLSTALVERLITEAGLTVHKRVFTPTITVLMFLWQVISQDHSCREVVARLLAFRAATGQPSCSPQTGGYCLARQRLPESFVAALARETGRELERSTPDEWRWKGRRVHVFDGSTVTMPDATANQEAYPQQPNQKQGLGFPIARIAAVFSLSCGAVLDLAICRYQGKGQSELGLLRSLWNLFAAGDVLLADRYICSWYELMELQQHGVDFVVRVHQSRKVDFRRGKRLGKQDHVVVWKKPRRRKGMDPAEYAALPDELFVREVRLVVSESGFRTRRLNVATSLQDPQAFSRLDLTDLYRQRWNAELDLRSLKQTMQMDMLRCKTPEMVRKELWTHILGYNLIRTVMAQAARQYALPPRQISFKGAMQAILAFQPYWDLCTPENGAALHAELLRFVASQRVGKRPNRIEPRAKKRRPNSYRLLTQPREIARAAILNGSCSS